The Synchiropus splendidus isolate RoL2022-P1 chromosome 1, RoL_Sspl_1.0, whole genome shotgun sequence genome includes a window with the following:
- the nppc gene encoding C-type natriuretic peptide, which translates to MNLSYLVACGLLVTLLSVRIGAKPLSQAQQKSLRSLLGEELAEFLESEERDRRIEAVRSRIRLLRDLRMDTRARGMWARLLNDQPTPRRHKPGTKKGASSSRSGCFGHKMDRIGTISGMGC; encoded by the exons ATGAACTTGTCGTACTTGGTGGCTTGTGGACTTTTGGTGACGCTGCTTTCAGTGAGGATTGGAGCGAAACCTTTATCTCAAGCGCAGCAGAAG TCCTTAAGAAGTTTGCTTGGAGAGGAGCTGGCCGAGTTTCTGGAGTCTGAGGAGAGGGACCGGCGGATAGAAGCTGTGCGCTCTCGGATACGGTTACTGCGTGATTTACGCATGGACACCCGGGCCAGAGGGATGTGGGCTCGACTCCTCAACGACCAACCCACACCGAGGAGGCATAAACCTGGCACCAAGAAAGGTGCCTCGTCGTCGAGGAGCGGCTGCTTTGGACACAAGATGGACAGAATAGGAACCATCAGTGGGATGGGCTGCTAG
- the ncl gene encoding nucleolin produces MVKLAKANNKAAAQKKKAPPPPKDVEESSEEEESEEEEVPPPKAAKKATPAKPVKNGTPAKKVESEDDDDDDDDDDDESEEEAPPPKKTPAKTPPAKKAPAQEEESDDDDDDDDDEESEEEAPPPKKAAKPAAKPAAKPAAKAKAAKAKAAKKESSEEEDDEDDDEEEAPPPKKAAKPAAKPTPKAKAAKESSEEEDDDDDEEDEEDEEEMDTTPAPAAAKAKKAGMVKAKEESEEEEDDDEEDDDEEEDEEDEEEEAAPTPVKRKADKQKETPPSKKAKTDGEGFCVYVGNLNCNKDFDELKAALRKFFSKNELEVADVRLGGSKKFGYVDFASEEDMLKAIELSGQKILGQEVKLDKARSKDSAQTDKKERDVRTLFVKNLPFSATADDLRELFEDAVDVRVPPGQNGSNRGIAYIEFKTEAEAEKMLEETQGADVQGRSIMVDFVGEKSQKGARVPAGGPVSKTLVVNNLSFSATEEVLQSTFEKAVSIRIPQRDGRPKGFAFVEFESTDDAKEALENLNNTEIEGRSVRLEFSQSSGGRDGGRDGGRGNAGPTKTLFVKGLSEDTTDQSLREAFESAVGARIVTDRETGSSKGFGFVDFDNEDDCKAAKEAMEDGEIDGSKVTLDYARPKGEGGFRGGRGGGGFGGRGGFGGRGGGRGGFGGRGGGRGGPRGGGRGRGGFRGGRGGGGGFGVKPQGKKIKFD; encoded by the exons ATGGTGAAGTTAGCGAAG GCAAATAATAAAGCAGCCGCACAGAAGAAAAAGGCTCCTCCACCCCCAAAAGATGTTGAAGAGTCgagtgaggaagaagaaagtgaggaggaagag GTTCCACCTCCCAAAGCAGCAAAAAAGGCAACTCCTGCTAAACCCGTGAAGAACGGCACTCCGGCTAAAAAGGTTgaaagtgaagatgatgatgatgacgacgacgacgacgacg ATGAATCTGAGGAGGAGGCCCCGCCACCTAAAAAAACACCTGCAAAAACCCCACCTGCCAAAAAGGCTCCTGCTCAAGAAGAAGaatctgatgatgatgacgacgacgatgatgatg AGGAGTCAGAAGAAGAGGCCCCGCCCCCAAAGAAGGCAGCCAAGCCAGCAGCAAAGCCGGCTGCCAAGCCTGCTGCTAAGGCTAAAGCAGCAAAGGCTAAAGCAGCTAAAAAGGAGTCatctgaggaagaggatgatgaggatgacgaCGAGGAGGAGGCACCACCTCCCAAAAAGGCAGCCAAACCTGCTGCTAAGCCAACCCCAAAGGCAAAAGCAGCTAAGGAGTcatcggaggaggaggatgacgacgacgatgaggaagacgaggaagaTG aagaagaaatggACACAACTCCGGCTCCAGCAGCTGCCAAGGCCAAGAAGGCTGGTATGGTGAAGGCCAAGGAAgagtcggaggaggaggaagatgacgaCGAGGAagatgacgatgaagaggaggatgaagaagatgaggaagagg AAGCCGCCCCCACTCCCGTGAAGAGAAAGGCAGACAAACAGAAGGAAACGCCACCTTCCAAGAAGGCCAAGACAGACGGAGAAG GCTTCTGCGTTTATGTTGGCAACCTGAACTGCAACAAGGACTTTGACGAACTCAAAGCTGCTCTCAGGAAATTCTTCTCTAAGAACGAGCTGGAAGTCGCTGATGTCCGATTGGGTGGATCGAA GAAGTTCGGTTACGTGGACTTTGCATCAGAGGAGGACATGCTCAAGGCAATTGAGCTTAGTGGCCAGAAGATCCTCGGTCAGGAAGTGAAGCTGGACAAGGCCCGAAGCAAGGACAGCGCACAGACAGACAAGAAGG AGCGGGACGTCAGGACACTCTTCGTCAAAAACCTTCCTTTCTCGGCCACGGCTGATGACCTGAGGGAGCTTTTTGAAGATGCAGTTGATGTGCGTGTCCCACCAGGACAAAACGGATCCAACAGAGG AATTGCCTACATCGAGTTCAAAACTGAGGCTGAAGCTGAGAAGATGCTGGAGGAGACGCAGGGGGCCGACGTTCAGGGGAGGTCTATCATGGTGGACTTTGTAggggaaaaaagccagaaaGGAGCCAGAGTGCCAG CTGGAGGCCCTGTCAGCAAAACACTGGTGGTGAATAACCTGTCGTTCAGCGCCACAGAGGAAGTGCTTCAGTCGACGTTTGAGAAGGCGGTGTCCATTAGGATCCCACAGAGAGACGGCAGACCTAAAGG GTTTGCGTTTGTCGAATTTGAGAGCACAGACGACGCCAAGGAGGCGCTGGAGAACCTGAACAACACTGAAATCGAAGGGCGCTCCGTCCGACTGGAGTTCAGCCAGAGCAGCGGAGGCAGAGATGGCGGTCGAGACGGCGGCAGAGGAAACGCTG GTCCCACAAAAACCCTCTTTGTCAAGGGTCTCTCAGAGGACACGACAGATCAGTcactcagggaagcttttgagaGCGCGGTGGGAGCCAGGATAGTCACAGACCGAGAAACTGGATCTTCTAAAGG ATTCGGCTTTGTGGACTTTGACAACGAGGACGACTGCAAAGCTGCCAAGGAGGCCATGGAAGACGGCGAGATCGACGGCAGCAAAGTGACGCTCGACTACGCCAGGCCCAAAGGCGAGGGAGGCTTCAGAGGAGGACGTGGCGGCGGAGGCTTCGGCGGCCGCGGCGGCTTTGGAGGAAGAGGTGGCGGCCGCGGAGGCTTCGGTGGCCGAGGAGGCGGCAGGGGAGGACCTCGTGGTGGTGGACGTGGACGAGGAGGCTTCAGAG GTGGACGAGGTGGAGGCGGCGGCTTCGGAGTCAAGCCCCAGGGAAAGAAGATCAAGTTTGACTAA
- the b3gnt7 gene encoding UDP-GlcNAc:betaGal beta-1,3-N-acetylglucosaminyltransferase 7, translating into MLNNRDRWRVYKRVSVVFFLAVVALTVVQRGSVNVRAPFELERLARMDASQGAGPRDSNKWLKGFWKVSKHHPPLQIATTPEPSISEDVALRSWDVSGTNCSANLNLSGQDWFRGLESNFKQFLLYRHCRYFPMLLNHAEKCSGDIYLLMVIKSVATQHDRREVIRKTWGKEQVLNGRRIKTVFLLGKPSNEAERANHQKLVEFEDYIYGDILQWDFLDSFFNLTLKETHFLKWFHTYCPNVRYVFKGDDDVFVSVENIFEFLDNSKHGGNLFVGDVIFKAKPIRKKENKYYIPLAMYNKTHYPPYAGGGGFLMGGTLARRLYRVADSLELYPIDDVFLGMCLEVLEVMPIKHNAFKTFGLVKNKASKLNREPCFFKSMIVVHKLLPSDLMHMWNLVNSDLVCSQKVELL; encoded by the exons AT GTTGAACAATAGAGATCGCTGGAGGGTCTACAAGAGGGTGAGTGTCGTGTTCTTCCTGGCAGTGGTGGCGCTGACAGTCGTCCAGCGAGGGAGTGTCAACGTCAGGGCGCCGTTTGAGTTGGAAAGACTGGCTCGCATGGACGCCTCTCAAGGAGCCGGCCCGCGTGACTCCAACAAGTGGCTGAAAGGATTTTGGAAAGTCAGCAAGCACCACCCGCCACTGCAGATCGCCACCACCCCTGAGCCAAGCATCTCTGAAGACGTCGCTCTAAGAAGCTGGGACGTGAGCGGCACCAACTGCAGCGCCAACCTCAATCTCTCCGGCCAAGATTGGTTCCGGGGCCTGGAGAGCAACTTCAAGCAGTTCCTGCTCTATCGACACTGCAGGTACTTTCCCATGCTGCTCAACCATGCAGAGAAGTGCTCGGGGGACATCTACCTGCTCATGGTCATCAAATCCGTGGCCACCCAACATGACCGCAGAGAGGTCATCCGGAAAACATGGGGTAAGGAGCAAGTGCTGAATGGGAGGAGGataaaaacagtctttctcCTCGGCAAACCCTCCAATGAGGCGGAGCGAGCAAACCATCAGAAGTTGGTTGAATTTGAGGACTACATCTATGGGGACATCCTCCAGTGGGACTTCTTGGACAGCTTCTTTAATCTCACCCTGAAGGAGACCCATTTCCTCAAGTGGTTCCACACGTACTGCCCGAATGTGCGCTACGTCTTCAAGGGGGACGACGACGTGTTTGTCAGCGTGGAGAACATCTTTGAGTTCCTGgacaacagcaaacatggcGGGAATCTTTTTGTGGGCGATGTGATCTTCAAGGCCAAGCCCATTCgcaaaaaggaaaacaagtaCTACATCCCTCTGGCAATGTACAACAAGACGCATTACCCGCCGTACGCAGGTGGAGGTGGGTTCTTGATGGGCGGAACTTTAGCGAGAAGGCTCTACAGGGTGGCCGACTCGCTGGAGCTTTATCCTATCGACGACGTGTTTTTAGGCATGTGTCTAGAAGTGCTTGAGGTGATGCCAATAAAGCACAACGCCTTCAAGACCTTCGGCTTGGTGAAAAACAAAGCCAGCAAGCTGAACAGAGAACCTTGTTTCTTTAAGAGCATGATCGTCGTGCACAAACTACTCCCGTCAGACCTCATGCACATGTGGAACCTAGTCAACAGTGACCTGGTCTGCTCGCAGAAAGTTGAGCTCCTATAG